In one window of Camelina sativa cultivar DH55 chromosome 15, Cs, whole genome shotgun sequence DNA:
- the LOC104745978 gene encoding jacalin-related lectin 35-like isoform X2 yields the protein MATKLEAQGGRGGEEWDDGGAYENVKKVYAGQGDSGVVYVKFDYEKDGKIVSSEHGKMTLLGTEEFDIDPEDYITSVKVFYEKLFVSPTEIITALVFKTFKGKTSQPFGLTSGEDAELGGGKIVGFHGSSSNLIHSLGVYIVPSSTPLTPSSNTIPAQGGDGGVAWDDGVHDGVKKIYVGQGDSCVTYFKADYEKASKPVLGSDHGKKSLLGAEEFLLGPDEYIIAVSGYYDKIYGVEAPAIISLKFKTNKRTSFPYGLEGGTEFVLEKKDYKIVGFYGQAGNYLYKLGVNVAPIAN from the exons atggcgaCAAAATTGGAAGCGCAAGGTGGTCGTGGAGGAGAAGAATGGGACGATGGTGGTGCTTACGAAAACGTCAAGAAAGTGTATGCTGGTCAAGGTGATTCTGGTGTGGTTTACGTCAAGTTTGATTACGAGAAAGACGGCAAAATCGTATCCTCCGAACATGGGAAGATGACACTACTTGGAACAGAGGAG TTTGACATTGATCCGGAAGACTACATCACATCTGTGAAAGTTTTCTACGAGAAACTTTTCGTGTCACCAACAGAGATCATCACAGCTCTTGTATTCAAGACGTTCAAGGGTAAAACTTCTCAGCCGTTTGGACTAACCTCTGGAGAAGATGCTGAGCTAGGAGGCGGCAAGATAGTTGGATTCCATGGAAGTTCGAGCAATCTGATCCATTCTTTAGGAGTTTATATTGTTCCTTCGTCCACACCATTGACTCCATCTTCCAATACTATTCCAGCACAAGGAGGAGATGGTGGAGTTGCTTGGGATGATGGTGTTCACGACGGTGTCAAGAAGATATATGTTGGACAAGGTGACTCTTGTGTGACTTATTTCAAGGCTGACTATGAAAAGGCATCAAAGCCTGTCCTTGGAAGTGATCACGGGAAGAAGTCATTGCTTGGGGCAGAGgag TTTTTGCTAGGACCAGATGAATATATCATAGCTGTGTCGGGCTACTATGACAAGATTTATGGTGTAGAAGCGCCGGCCATCATCTCGCTTAAGTTCAAGACAAACAAGAGAACATCTTTCCCGTATGGACTCGAGGGAGGAACTGAATTCGTGCTGGAGAAGAAAGACTACAAGATCGTTGGTTTCTATGGACAAGCTGGTAACTATCTTTACAAACTTGGAGTCAATGTTGCGCCCATAGCTAACTGA
- the LOC104745976 gene encoding jacalin-related lectin 33, translated as MSWDDGSHAKVKKVQLTFDDIIYSIQVTYDGTTALQSQLRGSVGPKSAEFILDSDEYITALSAYGKTIGTEEVITALTFTTNKRTLGPYGTKSGFQISAPEATGKQIAGFLGTSGNVLNSIDVHYAPVPTPVKKLEAKGGETGAVWDDGHHDDIKKVYVGQGQDGVAAVKFEYINGSVVVIGNEHGKSTMLGFEEFELETGEYITSMEGTYDKIFGTDSAVVTMLIFKTTKNKTYGPFGLEGSTHFEFKQVGFKIAGFHGRAGESINAIGVYLAPLGIIPLTPATPSKKLEAFGSEGGTLWDDGVFDGVRKVSVGQAQDGIGVVQFVYGKGSEVVVGQERGKTTLLGFEELELDYPSEYITAVEGTYDVIFGSESQVLTMLRFKTNRQTSIPFGLEAGTPFVLKEEGHKIVGFHGRAGDLLHKFGAHVLPITN; from the exons ATGTCTTGGGACGATGGATCGCACGCAAAAGTGAAGAAAGTGCAGCTTACGTTCGATGACATCATTTACTCAATCCAGGTCACGTACGATGGAACCACCGCTCTTCAATCCCAGCTTCGCGGCTCCGTTGGTCCCAAATCTGCCGAG TTCATTTTGGATTCGGACGAGTACATAACGGCCCTTTCCGCTTACGGCAAAACGATTGGTACAGAAGAGGTCATAACGGCGTTGACTTTCACAACAAACAAGAGAACTCTTGGACCTTACGGTACCAAATCCGGTTTCCAGATTTCTGCTCCGGAGGCCACCGGTAAACAGATCGCTGGTTTCCTTGGCACCAGTGGCAATGTTCTCAACTCCATCGATGTTCACTATGCTCCCGTACCAACCCCCGTGAAGAAGTTGGAAGCAAAGGGTGGTGAGACTGGAGCTGTATGGGACGATGGTCATCACGACGATATTAAAAAGGTTTACGTAGGACAAGGCCAAGATGGTGTAGCAGCTGTCAAGTTTGAATACATTAATGGTTCTGTGGTCGTCATTGGAAATGAACATGGGAAAAGCACAATGCTTGGATTCGAAGAG TTTGAGCTTGAAACAGGTGAATACATAACATCCATGGAAGGAACCTACGACAAAATCTTCGGAACTGATAGTGCTGTCGTGACAATGCTTATCTTCAAgactaccaaaaacaaaacatatggaCCGTTTGGGCTTGAAGGTAGCACACATTTTGAATTCAAGCAGGTAGGTTTCAAGATTGCTGGGTTCCATGGACGAGCTGGTGAGTCTATCAATGCTATTGGAGTTTATTTAGCTCCATTAGGCATCATCCCTTTGACTCCTGCAACACCATCCAAAAAGCTTGAAGCATTTGGTAGTGAGGGAGGAACTCTATGGGATGATGGTGTTTTCGACGGTGTGAGAAAAGTGTCTGTAGGACAAGCACAAGATGGTATAGGAGTTGTCCAGTTTGTGTATGGGAAAGGATCTGAAGTTGTAGTAGGACAAGAACGTGGAAAAACCACATTGCTTGGATTTGAAGAG TTGGAGCTTGACTATCCAAGTGAATACATTACGGCAGTTGAAGGCACCTACGATGTAATCTTTGGGAGTGAAAGTCAAGTTTTAACTATGCTTAGGTTCAAGACTAATAGGCAAACCTCTATTCCCTTTGGACTTGAAGCTGGCACACCCTTTGTACTCAAAGAGGAAGGCCACAAGATCGTTGGCTTCCATGGAAGAGCCGGTGATCTGCTTCACAAATTTGGCGCCCATGTCCTGCCAATCACCAACTAA
- the LOC104745980 gene encoding protein IQ-DOMAIN 14-like — translation MGRAARWFKGIFGMKKSKEKENRVSGKGGGEAGGSDIHREVFQADSVWLRTYLAETDKEQSKHAIAVAAATAAAADAAVAAAHAAVAVVRLTSNGRNGGYSGRCEVTGTTMERWAAVKIQSVFKGYLARKALRALKGLVKLQALVRGYLVRKRAAETLHSMQALIRAQTGVRSQRMNRSLARDNSMFHPRHSLERLDDSRSEIYSKRISISVEKQSNNNNIAYDETSPKIVEIDTYKTKSKSKRMSVAVSECGDDFIYQGKDLEWSFPGEKCKYPTAQNTPRFSNNHHYYTPPSPAKSVCKDACFRPSYPGMMTPSYMANTKSFKAKVRSHSAPRQRPDRKRLSLDEIMAARSSVSGVRMVQPQLQTETQTQTQTQTQQRSPCSYDHQFLQDARFYN, via the exons ATGGGTAGAGCTGCGAGATGGTTCAAGGGTATCTTCGGTATgaagaagagcaaagagaaagagaaccgTGTCTCCGGTAAAGGTGGAGGAGAAGCTGGTGGGTCAGACATTCACCGGGAAGTTTTCCAAGCAGACTCAGTCTGGCTCAGAACTTACCTGGCGGAAACAGACAAAGAACAGAGCAAACACGCCATTGCGGTTGCTGCCGCCACAGCCGCAGCAGCAGACGCAGCGGTTGCAGCTGCTCATGCTGCCGTAGCGGTGGTGAGGTTAACAAGTAACGGAAGAAACGGAGGATATTCCGGCAGGTGTGAAGTTACCGGGACCACAATGGAGCGGTGGGCCGCCGTGAAAATCCAATCAGTCTTCAAGGGTTATTTG gcGAGAAAAGCGTTACGAGCATTGAAAGGTCTAGTGAAGCTACAAGCTTTGGTGAGAGGATACTTAGTCCGTAAACGCGCCGCCGAAACGCTTCATAGCATGCAAGCTCTCATCAGAGCTCAAACTGGCGTTCGTTCTCAACGCATGAACCGCTCTCTCGCCAGAGACAACAGCATGTTTCATCCTCGACACTCACTT GAGAGGTTAGACGATTCAAGAAGTGAAATCTATAGCAAGAGGATATCAATCTCTGTTGAGAAACagagtaacaacaacaatattgCGTATGATGAGACCAGTCCCAAGATTGTGGAGATTGACACTTACAAGACGAAATCAAAATCCAAGAGAATGAGTGTGGCTGTATCTGAGTGTGGAGATGATTTCATCTATCAAGGCAAAGATCTCGAATGGAGTTTTCCGGGAGAAAAATGCAAGTATCCTACTGCTCAAAACACTCCAAGATTCTCGAATAATCATCACTACTACACACCACCCTCACCGGCGAAAAGCGTTTGCAAAGACGCTTGTTTTAGGCCGAGCTATCCTGGTATGATGACACCAAGCTATATGGCTAATACGAAGTCGTTTAAGGCTAAGGTGCGTTCGCATAGTGCACCAAGACAACGTCCTGATCGAAAAAGATTGTCACTTGATGAGATTATGGCGGCTAGGAGTAGTGTTAGCGGCGTGAGGATGGTACAACCACAACTACAAACAGAAAcacaaacgcaaacgcaaacgcaaacacAGCAACGTTCTCCTTGTTCGTATGATCATCAGTTTCTTCAGGACGCTAGATTCTATAATTAG
- the LOC104745979 gene encoding probable mitochondrial-processing peptidase subunit alpha-2, chloroplastic/mitochondrial, whose amino-acid sequence MYRMAASRTKALKGILNHNLRASRYASSSAVAASSSLKPGFFSWLTGGSSSSLPPMDIPLAGVSLPPPLADHVAPEKLKTTTLSNGLKIATEMSSNPAASIGLYVDCGSIYETPYSRGVTHLLERMAFKSTLNRSHFRLVREIEAMGGNTSASASREQMGYTIDALKTYVPEMVEVLIDSVRNPAFLDWEVNEELRKMKVEIGEFEKNPMGFLLEAVHSAGYSGALANPLYAPESIALTGDVLEEFVSENYTASRMVLAASGVDHEELLKVVEPLLSDLPNVTRAAEPKSQYVGGDFRKLTGGEATHFALAFEVPGWNNEKEAIIATVLQMLMGGGGSFSAGGPGKGMHSWLYLRILNEYPEVQSCTAFSSVFNNTGLFGIYGCTTPDFASRGIELVADEIKAVAEGRVDQKHLDRAKAATKSAILMNLESRMIAAEDIGRQILTYGERKPVDQFLTTVDELTLKDIADFTSKVITKPLTMASFGEVLKVPSYDSVSKRFH is encoded by the exons ATGTACCGCATGGCAGCTTCACGAACTAAGGCCCTTAAG GGCATTCTTAACCACAATTTGCGGGCTTCTCGCTATGCAAGTTCTAGTGCTGTTGCAGCGAGTTCTTCTTTGAAACCAGGTTTCTTCAGCTGGCTAACTGGGGGCTCCTCTAGTTCGCTTCCTCCTATGGACATTCCCTTGGCTGGTGTCTCACTTCCACCACCACTCGCTGATCATGTTGCCCCTGAAAAACTTAAGACCACTACTCTTTCCAATGGTCTTAAAATAGCCACTGAGATGTCTTCG aatccAGCGGCTTCCATTGGTTTATACGTTGACTGTGGTTCGATTTATGAGACGCCTTATTCCCGTGGAGTGACACACTTGCTTGAAAGGATGGCTTTCAAGAGTACATTGAACAGAAGCCATTTTCGCCTTGTAAGGGAGATTGAGGCTATGGGAGGTAATACTTCAGCCTCTGCATCACGAGAGCAGATGGGTTACACAATCGATGCTCTCAAAACCTATGTTCCTGAAATGGTTGAAGTGCTTATTGATAGTGTGAGGAACCCTGCTTTCTTGGATTGGGAAGTGAATGAAGAG CTCAGAAAAATGAAGGTGGAGATTGGAGAATTTGAAAAGAATCCTATGGGCTTTCTCTTGGAGGCGGTTCATTCTGCTGGTTACTCTGGGGCTCTGGCAAATCCGTTGTACGCACCTGAATCTATTGCATTGACTGGAGACGTCTTGGAGGAGTTTGTTTCT GAGAATTACACTGCTTCACGAATGGTACTAGCAGCTAGTGGAGTTGACCATGAAGAACTTCTAAAAGTGGTTGAGCCATTACTTTCTGACCTTCCTAATGTAACACGAGCAGCGGAGCCAAAGTCTCAATATGTCGGTGGAGATTTCCGTAAACTTACTGGTGGAGAG GCTACACATTTTGCACTCGCTTTTGAAGTGCCAGGATGGAATAACGAGAAGGAAGCTATTATTGCAACTGTTCTTCAG ATGCTTATGGGAGGAGGTGGCTCATTCTCTGCGGGAGGCCCTGGAAAGGGAATGCACTCTTGGCTCT ATCTTCGCATTTTGAACGAATATCCGGAGGTTCAATCATGCACAGCATTCAGTAGCGTCTTTAACAATACCGGATTATTTGGAATCTATGGTTGCACG ACTCCTGACTTTGCTTCGAGAGGAATTGAATTAGTAGCTGATGAAATAAAAGCTGTTGCTGAAGGACGag TTGATCAGAAACATCTTGATCGGGCCAAGGCAGCAACGAAATCTGCGATTCTGATGAATCTTGAATCTCGG ATGATTGCAGCAGAAGACATAGGTAGACAGATACTTACATACGGAGAGAG GAAACCAGTTGACCAATTCTTAACGACAGTAGACGAACTCACCTTAAAGGACATTGCAGATTTCACTAGCAAGGTTATAACAAAGCCTTTGACTATGGCATCTTTCGGAGAAG TGTTGAAAGTTCCAAGCTATGACTCCGTAAGCAAAAGATTTCATTGA
- the LOC104745978 gene encoding jacalin-related lectin 35-like isoform X1, with protein sequence MATKLEAQGGRGGEEWDDGGAYENVKKVYAGQGDSGVVYVKFDYEKDGKIVSSEHGKMTLLGTEEFVLDPEDYITSVKFYYEKLFGSPVAIVTALIFKTFKGKTSQPFGLVSGQEAELGGGKIVGFHGSSSHLIHSLGAYIIPSTTPVTSPVSGAPTKLEAQGGRGGDVWDDGGAYDNVKKVYVGQGDSGVVYVKFDYEKDGKIVSFEHGKKTLLGTEEFDIDPEDYITSVKVFYEKLFVSPTEIITALVFKTFKGKTSQPFGLTSGEDAELGGGKIVGFHGSSSNLIHSLGVYIVPSSTPLTPSSNTIPAQGGDGGVAWDDGVHDGVKKIYVGQGDSCVTYFKADYEKASKPVLGSDHGKKSLLGAEEFLLGPDEYIIAVSGYYDKIYGVEAPAIISLKFKTNKRTSFPYGLEGGTEFVLEKKDYKIVGFYGQAGNYLYKLGVNVAPIAN encoded by the exons atggcgaCAAAATTGGAAGCGCAAGGTGGTCGTGGAGGAGAAGAATGGGACGATGGTGGTGCTTACGAAAACGTCAAGAAAGTGTATGCTGGTCAAGGTGATTCTGGTGTGGTTTACGTCAAGTTTGATTACGAGAAAGACGGCAAAATCGTATCCTCCGAACATGGGAAGATGACACTACTTGGAACAGAGGAG TTTGTGCTTGATCCAGAAGATTACATCACGTCAGTGAAATTTTACTACGAGAAGCTCTTTGGATCACCGGTAGCGATCGTCACGGCTCTAATATTTAAGACATTCAAAGGCAAAACTTCTCAGCCTTTTGGATTAGTCTCTGGACAAGAAGCTGAGCTAGGAGGTGGCAAGATCGTTGGATTCCATGGAAGTTCAAGCCATTTGATCCATTCTTTAGGAGCTTATATAATACCATCAACCACGCCGGTGACTTCGCCGGTATCAGGTGCTCCAACCAAATTGGAAGCTCAAGGTGGCCGTGGAGGAGATGTATGGGACGATGGTGGTGCTTACGACAATGTAAAGAAAGTTTATGTCGGACAAGGTGACTCTGGTGTGGTTTATGTCAAGTTTGATTACGAGAAAGATGGTAAGATTGTATCATTTGAACATGGGAAGAAGACACTACTTGGAACAGAGGAG TTTGACATTGATCCGGAAGACTACATCACATCTGTGAAAGTTTTCTACGAGAAACTTTTCGTGTCACCAACAGAGATCATCACAGCTCTTGTATTCAAGACGTTCAAGGGTAAAACTTCTCAGCCGTTTGGACTAACCTCTGGAGAAGATGCTGAGCTAGGAGGCGGCAAGATAGTTGGATTCCATGGAAGTTCGAGCAATCTGATCCATTCTTTAGGAGTTTATATTGTTCCTTCGTCCACACCATTGACTCCATCTTCCAATACTATTCCAGCACAAGGAGGAGATGGTGGAGTTGCTTGGGATGATGGTGTTCACGACGGTGTCAAGAAGATATATGTTGGACAAGGTGACTCTTGTGTGACTTATTTCAAGGCTGACTATGAAAAGGCATCAAAGCCTGTCCTTGGAAGTGATCACGGGAAGAAGTCATTGCTTGGGGCAGAGgag TTTTTGCTAGGACCAGATGAATATATCATAGCTGTGTCGGGCTACTATGACAAGATTTATGGTGTAGAAGCGCCGGCCATCATCTCGCTTAAGTTCAAGACAAACAAGAGAACATCTTTCCCGTATGGACTCGAGGGAGGAACTGAATTCGTGCTGGAGAAGAAAGACTACAAGATCGTTGGTTTCTATGGACAAGCTGGTAACTATCTTTACAAACTTGGAGTCAATGTTGCGCCCATAGCTAACTGA